The following proteins are encoded in a genomic region of Lachnospiraceae bacterium KM106-2:
- a CDS encoding transport ATP-binding protein CydC, which translates to MIALMRRIINVSGKYKGRIKLAFVFSFLKSMASKFPLCLAFVMISAFLDRSITKQMCIWLGIGVLISLILQVIFQNIADRLQSAAGFMVFADKRMNLGEHLRKMPMGYFTEGNIGKISSVLSSDMVFIEENAMTVIADMMSYVFSEVIMIVFLFYLNPFLGMAGVAMLILYAVVGKGLEKEALEDSKNRQEQSEKLTDAVLDFAEGIGIIKTYNLLGEKSKELSNNFKKMCETSLNFERAHAPWARANNLVYGLASAVLLGVSLLLYTNGRMEASFLVGMILFTFDIFGPMKALYGNATRLTVMNSCLDRMESVFSEEELSDKGKKHISKVDKAPVIEFRNVNFGYGEKKVLHNISFQVNKNHMTALVGTSGGGKSTVANLLARFWDITSGEILVNGTNIKEIPLAELMNDISMVFQRVYLFQDTIYNNISMGRPDATREEVIEAAKKARCYEFIRKLPEGFDTVVGEGGASLSGGECQRISIARCILKDAPIVILDEATASVDADNESYIQEAISELCKGKTLLVIAHKLNTIRNADEILVISEGRIVQRGVHEELIKKDGIYRRFVTTRQNSKGWNTRKKFNIVNA; encoded by the coding sequence ATGATTGCATTAATGAGAAGAATTATAAACGTTTCCGGTAAGTATAAAGGAAGAATTAAACTTGCATTTGTATTTTCGTTTTTAAAATCTATGGCTTCCAAGTTCCCATTATGCCTGGCATTCGTTATGATTTCAGCATTTTTAGATCGCAGTATAACAAAACAGATGTGTATATGGCTTGGCATAGGAGTTTTAATTAGTCTTATCTTGCAGGTCATTTTTCAGAATATTGCAGATCGTCTTCAGTCAGCCGCAGGATTTATGGTATTTGCAGATAAAAGAATGAATCTTGGAGAACATTTGAGAAAAATGCCAATGGGTTATTTTACAGAAGGTAATATCGGAAAAATTAGTTCTGTATTATCAAGTGATATGGTTTTTATTGAAGAAAATGCCATGACTGTGATTGCGGATATGATGAGTTATGTATTTTCAGAAGTGATTATGATCGTATTCTTATTCTATCTCAATCCATTCCTTGGTATGGCAGGAGTTGCTATGTTAATACTCTATGCTGTTGTTGGAAAAGGACTTGAGAAAGAAGCATTAGAGGACTCGAAAAACAGACAGGAACAGAGTGAAAAATTAACCGATGCAGTTCTTGATTTTGCAGAAGGGATTGGTATTATTAAAACCTATAATCTTCTTGGTGAGAAGTCAAAAGAGCTGTCTAATAACTTCAAGAAAATGTGTGAAACGAGTTTGAATTTCGAACGTGCGCATGCACCATGGGCGAGAGCAAATAATTTGGTGTATGGTTTAGCATCTGCAGTACTATTAGGTGTTAGTTTACTCCTTTATACCAATGGCAGAATGGAGGCTTCTTTCTTAGTCGGTATGATTCTATTCACCTTTGATATCTTTGGACCAATGAAAGCTTTGTATGGAAATGCAACAAGATTAACGGTTATGAATAGCTGTCTGGATCGAATGGAAAGTGTATTTTCAGAAGAAGAGCTTTCAGACAAGGGGAAAAAGCATATTTCCAAGGTTGATAAGGCACCAGTCATTGAATTTCGTAATGTAAACTTTGGATATGGAGAAAAAAAAGTACTTCATAATATATCATTTCAAGTGAATAAAAATCATATGACAGCTTTAGTAGGAACTTCAGGAGGCGGTAAATCAACAGTGGCTAACTTACTGGCACGGTTCTGGGATATCACTTCTGGTGAAATCTTAGTAAATGGAACAAATATTAAAGAAATACCATTAGCTGAATTGATGAATGATATCAGTATGGTATTTCAGAGAGTATATTTGTTTCAGGATACAATCTATAACAATATCAGCATGGGCAGACCGGATGCAACAAGAGAAGAGGTTATCGAGGCAGCAAAGAAGGCAAGGTGCTATGAGTTTATTCGTAAGCTTCCAGAAGGATTCGATACCGTGGTTGGAGAAGGTGGAGCTTCTTTATCCGGTGGTGAATGCCAGAGAATCTCCATTGCTAGATGTATCTTAAAGGATGCACCAATTGTCATCTTAGATGAAGCAACGGCAAGTGTTGATGCGGATAATGAAAGTTATATCCAGGAAGCAATCTCTGAACTTTGTAAAGGAAAGACGCTTCTTGTGATCGCACATAAGTTAAATACCATCCGAAATGCAGATGAAATCTTAGTGATTTCAGAAGGAAGGATTGTGCAGAGAGGGGTGCATGAAGAACTGATCAAGAAAGATGGAATCTATAGAAGATTCGTGACAACCAGACAAAACAGCAAAGGATGGAATACAAGGAAAAAATTCAATATAGTTAACGCGTAA
- a CDS encoding enolase, with amino-acid sequence MNYIEIEKVIGREVIDSRGNPTVEAEVYLIDGTVARGVTPSGASTGEFEALELRDGEKKRFGGKGVSKAVENINTVICEKLIGMDASDIYAIDRAMIEADGTKDKSNLGANAILAVSIACVRAAASALNIPLYRFIGGINGNRLPVPMMNILNGGVHAANTVDVQEFMIMPVGAESFKQGLRWCTEVFHTLGVLLKEKGLSTSVGDEGGYAPNLGSDEEAIEFILEAVRNADYTPGKDFVLAMDAASSEWKTDKRGEYLLPKSGLRYTSRELIAHWKQLCEKYPIYSLEDGLDEEDWEGWKLMTETMGDKVQLVGDDLFVTNTDRLKKGIVNGCANSILIKLNQIGSVSETLEAIKMAHKAGYTAIISHRSGETEDTTIADLAVALNTGQIKTGAPSRSERVAKYNQLLRIEESLRESAVYPGYDAFHNKM; translated from the coding sequence ATGAACTATATAGAAATTGAAAAGGTAATAGGAAGAGAGGTAATTGACTCTAGGGGGAATCCTACGGTAGAAGCAGAGGTATATCTAATAGATGGAACTGTTGCAAGAGGGGTAACACCAAGTGGAGCTTCTACGGGAGAGTTTGAAGCATTGGAGCTTCGTGACGGAGAAAAGAAAAGATTTGGTGGCAAAGGAGTATCCAAAGCAGTTGAGAATATCAACACTGTAATCTGCGAAAAGTTAATTGGTATGGATGCTTCTGATATTTATGCGATCGATCGAGCAATGATTGAGGCAGATGGAACAAAGGATAAATCGAACCTAGGTGCCAATGCAATTCTTGCAGTATCAATTGCATGTGTAAGAGCTGCGGCCAGTGCATTAAATATTCCATTATACCGTTTTATCGGAGGCATTAATGGCAACCGACTTCCTGTCCCTATGATGAATATATTAAATGGAGGAGTTCATGCTGCAAATACAGTTGATGTGCAAGAATTTATGATTATGCCAGTTGGAGCAGAAAGCTTTAAACAAGGCTTACGATGGTGCACAGAAGTATTTCATACATTAGGGGTATTGCTCAAGGAAAAGGGGCTGTCGACCAGTGTTGGAGACGAAGGCGGATATGCTCCAAACCTTGGTAGTGACGAGGAGGCAATTGAATTTATTCTTGAAGCAGTAAGAAATGCAGATTATACGCCGGGAAAGGATTTTGTTCTTGCGATGGATGCTGCATCGAGTGAGTGGAAGACAGACAAGAGGGGAGAGTATCTGCTTCCAAAGAGTGGACTTAGATATACTTCCAGGGAATTGATCGCACATTGGAAGCAACTTTGTGAGAAGTATCCAATATATTCGCTGGAAGACGGATTAGATGAAGAAGACTGGGAAGGCTGGAAGCTGATGACTGAAACAATGGGCGATAAGGTACAGTTAGTAGGAGACGATCTTTTTGTAACCAATACAGACAGGTTGAAAAAAGGGATTGTAAATGGTTGTGCTAATTCTATTCTTATAAAATTAAATCAGATCGGGTCAGTTTCTGAGACACTTGAAGCAATTAAGATGGCACATAAGGCGGGATATACAGCAATTATATCTCATCGTTCAGGAGAAACAGAAGATACGACAATTGCGGATCTAGCAGTCGCACTCAATACAGGTCAGATTAAGACAGGTGCACCAAGTAGAAGTGAACGTGTTGCAAAGTATAATCAGTTACTACGTATTGAAGAAAGCCTTAGAGAAAGTGCAGTATATCCGGGTTATGATGCATTTCATAACAAAATGTAG
- a CDS encoding transcriptional regulator, AraC family — MTCYDISPGIIFMYCDYHMEYCESKFKSKGDVFYIDYCLEGSFEKGIRSDVYTYQKEKELNINTRKNHYGKFIFPQKHFHGITIAFSIPEADRALAQMFQGIKVSVKELKDKFCNKLDNCIIETSAEIQQLFNSLVEIPEQLKIEYMRVKVVELLLKLKALDIEDCIKEMPYIHKTEIQILREIRKIMFEDIRRFYTIEELANRFGISQTSLKKGFKALYGKPIYTYMKNYRMNVAAEILMEDSDRSIAEVALLVGYDNASKFSAAFSKKFGITPMQHRKKTKMLAADRKEGQCGKYESRL; from the coding sequence ATGACCTGTTATGATATCTCACCAGGAATTATCTTTATGTATTGCGATTATCATATGGAATACTGTGAATCGAAATTTAAGAGTAAAGGTGATGTATTCTATATCGATTATTGTCTGGAAGGAAGTTTCGAAAAAGGGATAAGAAGTGATGTATATACATATCAAAAGGAAAAGGAACTAAATATAAACACTAGAAAAAATCATTATGGTAAATTCATCTTTCCACAAAAACATTTTCATGGCATTACAATTGCATTTAGTATACCGGAAGCGGATCGAGCACTTGCACAGATGTTTCAAGGAATTAAGGTAAGCGTAAAAGAACTAAAAGACAAATTTTGTAATAAATTAGATAATTGTATTATCGAGACATCAGCGGAGATTCAACAGCTCTTTAATTCTTTAGTTGAAATACCAGAACAGCTTAAAATAGAATATATGCGCGTAAAGGTAGTAGAACTTTTACTAAAGTTAAAGGCATTAGATATTGAGGATTGTATAAAAGAGATGCCTTATATCCATAAGACGGAAATCCAAATACTGAGGGAAATACGAAAGATTATGTTTGAGGATATTAGGCGATTTTATACTATAGAAGAACTGGCTAACAGATTTGGAATATCACAAACCTCGTTAAAAAAGGGATTTAAGGCACTGTATGGAAAACCAATATACACCTATATGAAAAATTATCGTATGAATGTTGCGGCAGAAATACTGATGGAGGATTCAGATAGGAGTATAGCGGAAGTAGCTTTATTAGTAGGCTATGATAATGCGAGTAAGTTTTCAGCAGCATTTTCAAAAAAATTTGGAATCACGCCAATGCAGCATAGAAAAAAGACTAAAATGCTTGCGGCAGATAGAAAGGAAGGACAATGTGGGAAGTATGAAAGTAGATTATAA
- a CDS encoding ABC transporter ATP-binding/transmembrane protein: protein MKLTERLMHKYALSKKGAKNLEVAFCINTITNILLFLPVGFLFMVVRDLMQEGKISSLAFYAIGSLLALTFIFIAEYFQYNANFLSTYEESGIRRSHLAEKLRKIPLSFFGKKDLSDLTNTIMADSARLETLTSHWIPALIGSIISTTVVAVSLFLFDYRMALAALWVLPVSFGIVLCSAKVQNHFSRKQNKLKLACADGIQECLETIRDLKANNAEKEYLKGLDAKIKAVEKHAIIAELVTAVFVSSAQMILKFGIVTVAIVGSSLLVSGQLDVLTFFMFLLVVSRLYDPLQMSLQNLAAVISTNIASERMDVILSHKVQSGSEQLTNKGYDIVFNHVGFAYDTSETVLKDVSFVAKQGEVTALIGPSGGGKTTISRLASRFWDISKGTITVGGMDISKTDSEKLMQLYSIVFQEVSLFNNTVMENIRLGRQGATDEEVKWAAKMANCDEFVSKMEHGYNTMIGENGCELSGGERQRISIARAFLKDAPIIFLDEATASLDVDNENIVQESLSRLIHNKTVMIIAHRMRTVANVDHIVVLRDGVVAQDGKPEELLKQEGVYKHMVDLQIKSENWKMA, encoded by the coding sequence ATGAAGCTTACAGAAAGATTGATGCATAAGTATGCTTTATCAAAAAAAGGAGCAAAGAATCTTGAGGTGGCATTTTGTATCAATACGATAACAAATATCTTGCTCTTTCTACCGGTTGGATTCTTGTTTATGGTTGTAAGAGATTTAATGCAGGAAGGGAAAATAAGTAGCCTTGCTTTTTATGCTATTGGTTCACTACTTGCGTTAACATTCATATTTATAGCAGAATATTTTCAATATAATGCAAACTTTCTATCTACTTATGAGGAAAGCGGAATAAGAAGGAGCCATCTTGCAGAGAAGCTGAGAAAGATTCCATTATCTTTTTTTGGAAAGAAAGATTTATCAGATCTTACAAATACAATAATGGCAGACAGTGCAAGGCTGGAAACTTTGACCTCCCATTGGATTCCTGCATTAATAGGGTCGATTATTTCAACAACAGTGGTTGCAGTCAGCTTGTTTTTATTCGACTATCGAATGGCATTAGCGGCATTATGGGTATTACCAGTATCCTTTGGTATCGTATTATGTTCAGCAAAAGTACAAAATCATTTTTCTAGAAAACAGAATAAGTTAAAACTTGCATGTGCTGATGGTATACAGGAGTGTTTAGAGACCATAAGGGATTTGAAAGCAAATAATGCAGAAAAGGAATATTTAAAAGGATTGGATGCAAAAATAAAAGCAGTAGAAAAGCATGCTATAATTGCAGAATTGGTTACAGCAGTATTTGTTTCTTCAGCACAGATGATCTTAAAATTTGGAATAGTGACAGTGGCAATTGTTGGTAGTTCCTTATTGGTAAGCGGGCAGCTAGATGTATTAACATTTTTCATGTTCCTTCTGGTAGTATCAAGACTATATGATCCATTACAGATGTCACTACAGAATCTGGCGGCTGTAATCTCTACTAATATTGCGTCTGAAAGAATGGATGTAATATTGTCCCATAAGGTACAAAGCGGAAGTGAGCAATTAACCAATAAGGGATATGATATCGTTTTTAACCATGTGGGTTTTGCTTATGATACAAGTGAAACGGTACTTAAGGATGTATCTTTCGTTGCAAAACAAGGAGAAGTCACAGCACTGATTGGACCATCTGGTGGAGGAAAGACAACAATTTCAAGGCTTGCATCAAGATTTTGGGATATATCAAAAGGCACTATAACCGTCGGTGGAATGGATATTAGTAAGACAGATTCAGAAAAATTAATGCAGCTATATTCCATTGTATTTCAAGAGGTTTCATTGTTTAACAACACCGTAATGGAAAACATCAGGCTTGGAAGACAGGGGGCGACAGATGAAGAAGTCAAATGGGCAGCAAAAATGGCTAACTGTGATGAATTTGTATCAAAGATGGAGCATGGATACAATACGATGATTGGTGAAAATGGATGTGAATTATCGGGAGGAGAGCGACAAAGAATCTCTATTGCAAGAGCGTTTCTTAAAGATGCCCCAATTATTTTTCTTGATGAAGCTACAGCATCATTGGATGTTGATAACGAGAATATTGTTCAGGAATCCTTGTCACGTTTGATCCATAATAAGACTGTTATGATCATTGCCCATAGAATGAGGACGGTAGCAAATGTAGATCATATTGTAGTACTGAGAGATGGCGTAGTTGCCCAGGATGGAAAACCAGAGGAACTATTAAAACAAGAAGGAGTTTACAAACACATGGTGGATTTACAAATAAAATCAGAAAATTGGAAGATGGCATAA
- a CDS encoding transport ATP-binding protein CydD: MFKKVMKYAGEYRKITYLAAVFMIAGVLVSILPYLFLYQLIVPIVAGESMSNSFICLRLGAILICEILYAFVYVHGLALSHKSAYHTLKNIRIALQRKMEKQPLGTIIGYGNGTIKKMFIDDIESIELLLAHAFPEGLANIAVPVIIYIAMFFVDWKLALLSLGSLPIGLFAMGAMMKSGKKKMGAYYKAAQDMNNTIVEYINGMEVVKVFNRDGDSYQNFSKSVKEYRDFTLAWYKASWPFMALYNSILPCTAMITIPFGAYFVLSGYSTLPNLILVLCMGFGVGTPLLRSLSFGSVMPQVKYKIESLENMISAPALKQSDKEFRGKNHTITFDQVHFSYQDKEVLHGVSLEAKEGYMTALVGESGSGKSTLAKLLVHFYDLTSGSIKLGGQDISDMSIEALNQEISYVSQEQFLFNMSLMENIRLGKPEATDQEVLVAAKKAQCDEFLNRLKDGIYTMAGDGGKQLSGGERQRISLARALLKDAPIVVLDEATAFMDPENEEKMNEAIAEIIHQKTVIVIAHRLPSIMNADQIIVLNDGYLKAKGTHEELLQTSSDYQRLWRSAKESSMWSVAIGDEEILREEQGGLA; this comes from the coding sequence TTGTTTAAAAAAGTGATGAAATATGCAGGGGAGTATCGGAAAATCACCTATCTTGCAGCTGTTTTTATGATTGCCGGGGTATTAGTGAGCATCCTACCATATTTGTTCTTATATCAATTGATCGTACCGATCGTAGCAGGGGAGTCGATGAGTAATTCCTTTATTTGCCTTCGTCTTGGCGCCATACTGATATGTGAAATTCTTTATGCGTTCGTATATGTTCATGGTTTAGCGCTATCTCATAAATCTGCATACCATACGTTAAAGAATATTCGAATAGCCTTACAGAGAAAGATGGAGAAACAACCATTAGGAACAATCATAGGTTATGGAAATGGTACAATTAAGAAGATGTTTATTGATGATATCGAATCAATTGAACTCCTGTTAGCACATGCATTTCCAGAAGGACTTGCCAATATAGCAGTTCCGGTTATTATCTATATCGCTATGTTCTTTGTGGACTGGAAACTTGCTCTGTTAAGCTTGGGTTCTTTACCAATTGGTTTATTCGCTATGGGAGCTATGATGAAGAGCGGTAAGAAAAAGATGGGTGCTTACTATAAAGCAGCACAGGATATGAATAATACCATCGTAGAATATATTAATGGGATGGAAGTGGTTAAAGTATTCAACCGGGATGGTGACTCCTATCAGAATTTTTCAAAAAGTGTGAAAGAGTATCGTGATTTTACCTTGGCATGGTATAAAGCTTCCTGGCCTTTTATGGCACTTTATAATAGTATATTGCCATGCACAGCGATGATCACCATACCATTTGGAGCTTATTTTGTACTTTCAGGATATTCTACACTTCCAAATCTTATTTTAGTGCTTTGCATGGGATTTGGAGTTGGAACACCACTTCTTCGTTCTCTTAGTTTTGGTTCGGTAATGCCTCAGGTCAAATATAAGATTGAGTCATTAGAGAATATGATCAGTGCACCAGCATTAAAACAATCAGATAAAGAATTTAGAGGAAAGAATCATACCATCACATTTGATCAAGTACATTTTTCTTATCAGGACAAAGAAGTTCTTCATGGTGTTTCATTAGAAGCGAAGGAAGGATACATGACTGCATTAGTTGGAGAATCCGGAAGTGGTAAGTCTACTTTAGCGAAACTTCTGGTTCATTTCTATGATTTGACTTCTGGAAGTATCAAGTTAGGCGGGCAGGATATTTCAGATATGAGCATTGAAGCATTGAACCAGGAAATCTCTTATGTATCCCAAGAGCAGTTCTTATTCAATATGAGTCTGATGGAGAATATTAGGTTAGGGAAACCAGAGGCAACGGATCAGGAAGTATTAGTAGCAGCGAAGAAAGCCCAGTGTGACGAATTTTTGAATCGGCTAAAAGACGGAATCTATACGATGGCAGGTGATGGAGGAAAGCAGTTATCAGGAGGAGAGAGACAGAGAATTTCTCTTGCAAGAGCTCTTTTAAAAGATGCTCCGATCGTAGTATTAGATGAGGCAACTGCATTTATGGATCCAGAGAATGAAGAAAAGATGAATGAAGCGATTGCAGAAATCATTCATCAGAAGACGGTCATTGTCATTGCCCATAGGCTACCTTCTATCATGAATGCCGATCAGATCATCGTATTAAATGATGGCTATCTGAAAGCAAAAGGGACACATGAGGAGTTACTACAAACGAGTTCAGATTATCAGCGGTTATGGAGATCAGCAAAAGAAAGTAGTATGTGGAGCGTTGCAATAGGTGATGAAGAAATTCTTAGAGAAGAACAAGGAGGGCTAGCATGA
- a CDS encoding transcriptional regulator, TetR family translates to MAVADRTIDPRILASARKEFLECGFEKASLKNICRNAGVTTGAFYKRYSGKNDIFCGVVKQTVDDLNKIVKEKSERDLTKLSDQELIDAWDMDEEYMLWWFDYLYERYDDFVLLLKYSAGSSYYDFANEWVEVMNQATYQYYEEAYRRQIARKKVGKEEMHILISAFWTTIYEPFIHGMSKEQIDEHCKLVCHLINWHTCLEFQK, encoded by the coding sequence ATGGCTGTAGCAGATCGTACCATTGATCCAAGAATTCTTGCGAGTGCACGAAAAGAATTCTTAGAATGTGGATTTGAAAAGGCCTCGTTAAAGAATATCTGTAGAAATGCAGGAGTAACGACAGGAGCGTTCTATAAGCGATACTCTGGAAAGAACGATATTTTTTGTGGTGTGGTAAAACAGACAGTGGATGACTTAAATAAGATTGTTAAGGAGAAGTCCGAGAGAGACCTTACCAAGTTATCAGATCAGGAACTGATTGATGCTTGGGACATGGATGAGGAATATATGCTGTGGTGGTTTGACTATTTATATGAGAGATATGATGATTTTGTATTGCTGTTAAAGTATTCTGCCGGCTCAAGCTATTATGATTTTGCAAATGAGTGGGTAGAGGTAATGAATCAGGCAACGTATCAGTACTATGAAGAAGCGTATCGAAGGCAGATTGCGAGAAAGAAAGTAGGGAAAGAAGAGATGCATATCTTGATCTCTGCATTTTGGACTACAATCTATGAACCATTTATTCACGGGATGAGTAAGGAACAGATCGACGAGCATTGTAAATTAGTGTGTCATTTGATTAACTGGCACACATGTCTTGAATTTCAAAAGTGA
- a CDS encoding predicted alpha/beta superfamily hydrolase, translated as MKLFFYGDKKKESILLIPPGGLDERCFSHVLPFLQDEYIIIAVLNGSVLNENSTLINRRIEASNIIDMLAARSINEIKVMSGISYGASVALEVLMMRKLKINRTVLDGGAFARYGWLMRTCNFVGTTLLVRGIKRNPEKSTMYASLGKEIDEASRDIFIQMSKESLKNLIQDSMNGTIMPKGAIQAEDHLVITYGSKDGYRDGIKSLKKAGYPFKSMIIAHYGHCQYFALNPEKYAELLLGKDH; from the coding sequence ATGAAGTTATTTTTTTATGGAGATAAAAAGAAGGAATCAATTTTATTAATTCCACCAGGAGGACTTGATGAAAGATGTTTTTCACATGTGTTGCCTTTTTTACAAGATGAATATATTATAATTGCAGTATTAAATGGTAGTGTTCTTAACGAAAACTCTACACTCATTAATCGCAGAATAGAAGCATCAAATATTATTGATATGCTAGCAGCTAGGAGCATAAATGAGATAAAGGTGATGAGCGGTATATCCTATGGTGCTTCGGTTGCACTTGAAGTTTTGATGATGAGAAAGTTAAAGATAAATAGAACTGTTTTGGATGGCGGTGCATTTGCGCGATACGGATGGTTAATGAGAACATGTAATTTTGTTGGTACAACCCTCTTGGTTCGCGGTATAAAACGTAATCCAGAAAAATCAACGATGTATGCTTCTCTCGGTAAAGAAATAGATGAGGCAAGCAGAGACATCTTCATTCAGATGTCGAAAGAATCACTTAAGAATCTGATACAGGATTCTATGAATGGAACAATTATGCCAAAAGGCGCAATCCAAGCAGAAGATCACCTTGTTATTACATATGGAAGTAAAGACGGTTACCGTGATGGAATTAAGTCCCTAAAGAAAGCTGGATACCCATTCAAGAGTATGATTATTGCGCACTATGGCCATTGTCAATACTTTGCTTTAAATCCTGAAAAGTATGCAGAATTATTACTAGGGAAAGATCATTAG
- a CDS encoding transport ATP-binding protein CydC yields the protein MGSMKVDYKNWVPKTMMISFMVASIVFLVCFLIFGIAGVGVGGMVQTIMGIVFAILFLLCGAYSVWCVIAYRAFSYTGKRKLSKQIITGVAKYINIPDGGKGLDVGCGSGALTIACAKKNRNAKMVGIDRWGKEYASFNKKLCESNALSVGIRNISFWKGDAIKLPFPNESFDAVTSNYVYHNISGVDKQKLLLETLRTLKKGGVFAIHDLMSNARYGDMKVFVKRLKEQGYERVELIDTTKGQFMTPMEAKVLMLKSSTLLIGKK from the coding sequence GTGGGAAGTATGAAAGTAGATTATAAAAATTGGGTACCTAAGACAATGATGATATCATTCATGGTTGCATCCATAGTGTTTTTAGTATGTTTTCTTATCTTTGGAATTGCAGGAGTAGGAGTTGGAGGAATGGTGCAAACAATTATGGGTATCGTTTTTGCTATCCTATTTTTACTGTGTGGTGCGTACTCTGTATGGTGTGTGATAGCATATCGTGCATTTTCCTATACAGGAAAAAGAAAACTTTCTAAACAGATTATTACTGGTGTTGCTAAGTACATAAATATACCAGATGGAGGAAAAGGGTTAGATGTCGGTTGCGGAAGTGGAGCATTAACGATTGCCTGCGCAAAAAAGAACCGTAATGCTAAGATGGTTGGAATTGATCGCTGGGGAAAGGAATATGCATCATTTAATAAAAAGTTATGTGAAAGTAATGCGCTTAGCGTAGGGATAAGGAATATTAGTTTTTGGAAGGGAGATGCAATCAAACTGCCGTTTCCGAATGAATCTTTTGATGCAGTCACAAGCAATTATGTCTATCACAATATTAGTGGAGTGGATAAACAGAAGCTACTGTTAGAGACTTTGCGGACATTAAAAAAAGGAGGTGTGTTTGCTATTCATGACCTTATGTCAAATGCAAGATATGGAGATATGAAGGTATTTGTAAAAAGACTGAAAGAACAAGGATATGAACGCGTGGAGTTAATTGATACTACAAAAGGTCAATTTATGACCCCAATGGAAGCAAAGGTTCTCATGCTTAAGAGTTCCACACTTTTAATTGGGAAAAAGTAG
- a CDS encoding transcriptional regulator, AraC family, producing MRESKNYYDQCFEDSDFYLCKAPEGFPALGTCRELSPKTGGGHYWYYDSCKNYYIKIHDFFFSEDTILNMSLPESLSVTYYASISGEELFPYRKLKCNVVKSYLGGYTPYRALIHRNVPIRSIGIEYKPSYYNNYLREEFGDLYQNPIDAFQSIDETTDFPKMEQLLKQLWNYDGTGMPAALYYDAKAAEALSLVFERHRMLNGRIVTQISTSDRSMLDSLASYIGDHYADSLSIETLSLIACMGTTKLKRCFKSYFNCTIKEYIQHVRIDQAEHLLAYTDLPINEIAQAVGYTATGRFAELFHRIKGVLPGEYRRSLQSNQHNI from the coding sequence ATGAGAGAATCCAAGAATTACTACGATCAATGTTTTGAAGATTCCGACTTTTACTTATGTAAAGCCCCGGAAGGTTTTCCAGCTCTGGGCACCTGCAGGGAGTTATCCCCTAAAACGGGTGGTGGCCATTATTGGTATTATGATTCCTGTAAAAATTACTACATAAAAATTCATGATTTCTTTTTTTCAGAAGATACGATTCTGAATATGTCACTCCCCGAATCCTTAAGTGTTACTTACTATGCGTCCATATCCGGCGAAGAACTGTTTCCCTATCGGAAATTAAAATGCAATGTGGTTAAAAGTTATCTTGGAGGCTATACACCTTACCGGGCATTGATCCATCGAAATGTCCCCATTCGCTCAATCGGAATTGAATATAAGCCATCCTACTATAATAATTACTTAAGAGAAGAATTCGGTGATCTCTATCAGAATCCAATCGATGCATTTCAGAGCATTGATGAAACAACTGACTTTCCCAAAATGGAACAATTATTAAAACAGCTATGGAACTATGATGGGACTGGAATGCCTGCCGCCCTTTACTATGATGCCAAAGCCGCCGAGGCGCTCTCTTTGGTCTTTGAACGCCATCGGATGCTAAATGGGCGGATCGTCACTCAGATCAGCACATCTGACCGATCCATGTTAGACAGTCTTGCTTCCTATATTGGTGATCATTATGCTGATAGCCTTTCCATTGAAACGCTATCGCTCATTGCGTGTATGGGTACAACGAAACTAAAGCGCTGTTTTAAATCTTATTTTAACTGTACCATCAAAGAATATATCCAGCATGTACGAATTGATCAGGCCGAGCATCTGCTCGCCTATACGGATCTTCCGATCAATGAAATTGCACAGGCAGTAGGATATACTGCGACTGGACGCTTTGCCGAATTATTTCACCGGATCAAAGGAGTCCTTCCCGGTGAATACCGTCGTTCCCTTCAATCGAATCAACATAATATATAA